GGAGGGAAAATGAACTTGCTGGTCCAATCGTTAGCGGCCTTTAAAGTTTTACCGGCAGATACAGCCGATTCAACCGCACGCATAGATGTAGTACCAACGGCGCAAATACGGCTTTTTCTTTCGATAGCTTTATTTACAATATTGGCTTGTCTTTCTTCGATAATAAATTGCTCCGAATCCATTTTGTGCTTGGTCAGATCCTCCACCTCAACCGGGCGGAAGGTGCCTAAACCAACGTGCAGGGTAACTTCAGCAAATTCAACGCCTTTTAGTTCAAGGCGTTTCATTAGCTCGCGGCTAAAGTGCAATCCGGCAGTAGGGGCTGCAACAGCGCCTTCGTGCTTGGCAAATATGGTTTGGTAGCGTTCTTTATCTTCGGCAGTTGCTTTGCGTTTAATGTATTTTGGCAGTGGTGTTTCGCCTAATATTTCTACGTTACGTCTAAATTCTTCATCGGTACCGTCAAACAAAAAGCGGATGGTACGGCCACGCGATGTAGTGTTATCTACCACTTCGGCAATTAACAGGTCGTCATCGCCAAAGTATAGTTTGTTACCAACACGTATTTTACGTGCAGGGTCAACCAATACATCCCAAAGGCGTAGTTCTTTGTTTAATTCGCGCAGCAAAAACACTTCAATGGTGGCACCCGTTTTTTCTTTATTGCCATACATGCGTGCCGGGAACACTTTTGTATTGTTCAGGATCATTACATCCTTGTCGTCAAAATAATCCAGTATATCCTTAAATATTTTATGCTCAATTTTACCCGAGTCGCGGTGTAAAACCATTAAACGAGACTCGTCGCGTATGTCTGACGGTGAATGAGCAATTAATGATTCGGGTAAATTGAATTTAAATTGGGATAATTTCATGCTTATATATATGAATTTTCAGGGCGCAAATGTACGGACTTTTTATTATTTTCCCCGCATTTTTTTGTATTGCACATATTTGGCCCTGTTATATTAAATAAAAAAATACTGTAACTTAAGTGGCTAATAGTGGTCTAACCGTTATGGTTTTTAAATATTACAAAAACCAAACCACTATTAGGCCCGCTCAAATCAATAATTGATATGATATTACTAAAACTTATCCGCGAAAGCTTCCTGTTTGCATATGATGCGTTAAGGCAAAACAAGCTGCGCACACTGCTTTCGTTATTAGGTGTAACCATTGGTATTTTTACCATTATAGCGGTATTTTCGGCGGTTGATACCTTGCGTAACAACCTGCAAAAAAGCGTTAATAAACTGGGCAGTAATAGTATATACATACAGAAGTGGCCATGGGTGGGCGAGGATAACTTCCCGTGGTGGAAATACCTGCAACGCCCGGTGCCTAAAATAAGAGATTTTGACCAGCTACAGCGCCGCAGCCAAACGGCTAAGGCCCTATCATATGAAATCAGCATTGATAACCGCACGGTTAAGTACCAAAGTAATACTGTGGATGGCGCCCAGATAGACGCCGTATCGCACGATCATGATAAAACATGGAACTTTGATTTTCAGGACGGGCGTTACTTTACGGATATAGAATCGCGCACGGGTGCGCCGGTAGCCATTATTGGTGCCGATATAGCGTCAAACCTATTTCCGGATGGGAATGCCGTGGGCAAGCAAATAAAAATTATGGGCCGTAAGGTTTCTATTATTGGCGTGTTCACCAAAGAGGGTAAAGATATGCTGGGGATTACCAGCGATAACGAAATACTGTTGCCTTTAAACTTTGCTAAAAACGTTATTGATATTGAGAATGAAAAGTATAACCCGCAAATAGTGGTACGTGGCTTAGATAATTTATCGGATGTTGAAGTGGAGAGCGAAGTACGAGGACTAATGCGATCGATACGCAGCATACGCCCGGGAGCCGAGGATAATTTCTCGCTTAATAAATCAACTATATTAACCAATCAGTTAGATTCCTTATTTACCGTGGTAAACCTTGCAGGATTAATAATTGGTGGGTTTTCGGTACTGGTTGGTGGGTTTGGTATAGCCAATATCATGTTCGTATCAGTAAAGGAACGTACAAACATTATTGGTATACAAAAGTCGCTTGGAGCAAAAAACTACTTTATATTATTACAATTCCTTGTAGAATCTATCGCTTTATGCTTAATGGGCGGATTGATAGGCCTTGGTGTGGTATACCTGGTAACATTTGCCGTTAAAGCCGCTATAGACATACAAATAGTGCTTGACATCAAAAATATAGTTATGGGTTTAAGTATATCTGTTGTAATAGGCATAATAGCAGGTATTGTACCGGCCTACTTTGCATCGCGGCTTGACCCGGTTGAGGCTATACGCACCAACTAACTATTCGGGCAGGTTTTGGGTAACAATGTTTTTGCGGTGTTTAGATACCTTTTCAAATAATTCTTCGGGCACAAAAGGCTTGGTCAAATAATCGCACATGCCGGCTGTATAAGCTTTGCTATGGGTTTCGGGCATAGCATCAGCAGTAAAGGCAATCACCGGTATATGCGGATGCGCGCGTTTAATAATAGCGGTTGCCTCAAAGCCATCCATCACAGGCATTTGCAGGTCCATTATAATCATATCGTAGGCTTTGCTGTTCACCATATCAACAGCTATTTGCCCGTTAACCGCCTCATCAACATTAGCCTGCCACTTTTTAAGAAACTTTGATGCTATAAGCAAGTTCATTTTATTATCGTCAACCACCAAAATGTGCATGCCATGTAAGTTTAGCGGCAATACCACGGCAGGCTTGCTTTCGGCAGGTGTAGCCACAACCGGCAACGCGGTATCAAAGTGAATAGTAAAGCTAAACTTTGTACCCTTACCCAAATCGCTTATTACATGTATACTACTTTTATGTAACTCAATAAGGCGTTTGGTAATAGCAAGGCCCAAGCCTGTGCCGCCATAGTTATGTGTAGCAGCATGCGGCTCCTGCATAAACGGATCAAAAATTACGGCCAGGTTTTCGGCCGCTATGCCAATACCTGTATCGGCTATTGCAAATTTAATGCTTACACTGCCGGAGCTAAGCTCTTCCTGAGTTAAACTGATGCTAACCTTACCTTTATGGGTGAATTTAATAGCATTGTTCACCAGGTTAATAATGATCTGGCCGAGGCGCACTTGGTCGCCAATTAAAAAGTCGGGAATGGTGTCGTCAATATGTAATTCAATATCCAGGTTCTTCTCAAGGGTTTTAGCATAAAACGATTGCCTTATGTTTTGTACCAGCTGGTGTATGTTAAATGGCGAATGGCCTAACTGCAGCTTGCCTGCCTCTATCTTATTGTAGTCTAATATATCATTAATTATAGCCAGTAAATTTTCGCCGCTAAACTTAAGGGTGCTCAAGTATTCCAGTTGCTCGGGCTTGGGGTTTTCGTCTAATAGCAGATTAGTGGTGCCTATTACCGCGTTCATAGGGGTACGAATCTCATGACTCATGATAGACAAGAATTCCGATTTAAAATGAGAAGAACGCTCGGCACGTTCCTTTGCTGATATCAGCTCTTGCCTTGCCTTTTGCTGTAATGTTATATCCTCGCCAATGCTGGTGGTTTCTTTAATGTGCCCGTTTTCGTCGTAGCTAACCGTGTTTTGCCAGCTTATAGTACGCAATTCGCCATCGCGGCAAATAATGGGGTTAATGTAATGGGCGTGTATGGTATTTTGTTTAAACCAGCCTGTTAAAATTTCGTGGTGTTCGGCTGTAACAAAGTTATCCATCCAGTTCATGCCCAAAATTTCGGTTTGGGTGTAGCCAAGCAAATTGGCCAGGTACCTGTTACAAAAAATAACATTGCCATCAGCATCTAACGAAACAGCTGCAAGTTTAATGGTTTCCAGTACCAGCCGGTACTTGTTTTCTGTGCGTTTATAGTCAATTTCGGCTTGCTTGCGTTGGGTAATATCTTGCAGGGTACCTATTATTTTGCGTACGGTACCATCTTCGCGGTACATTTGCTTCCCCGCAATAACACTAATGTATTTAATGTTGCCTTTTGGAGTGATAATGCGGTACTCGTATGATGTGCCGGTGGTATTGCTGTTGTTAAACAAGTGCCGGGCTATGTATTTGTCATCAGGGTGGATGTATTTTAAAAGCAGTTTGCCAAAGCGCGAAACGGCATCTATACCCTCTACTTCGTAAATAGAATTTACCTCGTCTGACCAGGAGAGGATGTTTTGCCTGGCATCCCATTTCCAGTTACCAATTTTGGCTATAGTTTGCGCCTCTAATAGCTCGGCACGGCTTATCTTAACGGCTTTTTCGGCAAGTTTGCTATCAGTAACATCCTGTATTATGCCTACAACGCGTTTTAAATTTCCATCATTATCTCTGTGCAGGTCGCCGCGCAATAATTTCAGATATTTTATATTCCCCTTAGGGGTAATAAATTTATGCTCAACACTGGTTTGGGTAGTAGTGTTAATAGCCTTAAAGTAGGCAGCCATACTTTCAAGGTCATCCGGGTGTACCCTGCTTATATAATATTCTTGTTTGCTTAATCCATCGGGTATAGTATCAATCTCAAGTATCTTAAATAGATTGTCCGACCAAAAGTTCTCTTTAGTTGCGCTATCGTACCACCAGTTACCTGTTTTAGCAATATCCTGTGCCTGCATCAGCAGCTTTTCATTTTCTTTTAGCGTATCGGCGCGCTTTTTTTGTTCGGTAATATCGGTTACGGCAACAGATACACGTTTGGTATAATTGCCATTAGTATCTAATACAGGTGTTATTTTGGCGGTAAACCAGGTGGGTTGGTCAAACAACGAAGGGAATTCTACTACGGCAGTTTGCTTAGTTGTTATTACATGGTCATAAGCCTCGTTAAAGGGCTTTGCTTTTTCATCTCCAACAACATCTTCTAAGGTTTTGCCAATAAACTTTGCAGGGGTTAAATAATCAGGCGATTGATTGCCGAACCATACATTAAGGCAAACCTTGTTTTCGTCTATTTCAAAAATGGTATCGTTAACCGAGCTGATAAGCGCATGCAGTTGTTGCTGGCTTTCGCGTAGTATTTCATCATTAAATAAAAGGGTTTTATTCAGGGCTACAACCTTTTCTACCGCTTTTTTAAACTGCTTTTGATAACTCATGCCTACCCAAAAAGACACAAAGGCAATTAACTTAAAAACCATTAGTAACACTACCAGCATAACTACCGACATGGCCGGGAAACTTGCCATGTAATAGGCTGTTACTACCGTAGCAATATTTAACAGGGTTATTGCGGCAAACTGCCTTGGTGTTTTACAAAATAAGGTAAGCGCAATAAATATTGTAATGGATGCAAAAAGATAGGTATGCTCAAAATTATTAATACTTAATAATAAACCGTTATTAATAACCATATATGAGCATACGGTTGCGTATACAAAACCCTTAAAAATAGCTTTATAGGTTGTAAACGATAAGCTTAAAGCGGCCAGACAAAAGCACCAGTTAATACCCCTTAGCCACAAAGGGTCATAAGTATTGTTATAGCATAAATAGTGAAGCGACGGACTGGCAATTAACAAGCCCAGGAGTATAAGCCTGTAAATTGTAATGTCATTTTCAACCAATAACAAGCTCTTGTCTTTAACCGACATAAAGGGGGGCTATATTTTTTTAGTATTTGCGCCAAACAAACATGCGCAAATATATCTTAGTTAATAACAATTTTACAAAAGGTAAATATATCTTAAAGGCTTTTAATACGCAGATTTATTTACATTTGTTGCAAATACTATTTTTTCTATGTCTGAAACTGCACAATTAAAAATTGGTGATAAAACTTTTGAACTTCCGGTTATTGAAGGTACAGAAGGTGAGAAGGGGATTGATATTTCGAAGCTACGCGACCTAACCGGCTATGTTACACTTGATATTGGTTACAAAAACACCGGTGCCACAAAAAGTGCTATTACTTTTTTAGATGGCGAAAAAGGTATTCTAAAATACCGCGGTTACTCGATAGAGCAACTGGCCGAAAACTCCACTTTTATTGAAGTTGCCTACCTTTTAATTTATGGCGAACTGCCAACTGCCGAACAGTTGGAAGCTTTTGAAGTTGAAATAAGCCATCATACACTGGTGCACGAGGATATGAAGAAGTTTTTTGATGGTTTCCCGTCAGGCTCGCATCCTATGGGGCAACTATCATCGTTAATTGGTGCATTAGCGGCATTTAACCCTGCATCATTAAAACCCGGCCTTAGCGCCGAAGAGGTGAATTTGGAGATCATTAAATTGATAGCCAAAATGAGCACCATCGTATCGTGGATATACAAAAAATCGTTAGGCCACCCGGTTATATACCCGCAAAATAAGCTGGATTATGTAACCAACTTTATGCAAATGACCTTTGGCCAGCGCACCGAAGATGTAGAAATAGATAAGGTTGTTGTAAGCGCCATGAACAAGCTGCTTATACTGCACGCCGATCACGAGCAAAACTGCTCAACATCAACCGTGCGCATCGTAGGCTCGTCTGATGCTAATTTATATGCTTCAATATCTGCAGGTATATCGGCACTTTGGGGCCCGCTGCATGGCGGCGCAAACCAGGCCGTGGTAGAAATGCTGCAACGTATAAAAGAGGATGGTGGCGACGTTGATAAATGGATAGCTAAGGCTAAAGACAAGAACGACCCGTTCCGCCTGATGGGTTTTGGTCACCGTGTTTACAAAAATTTCGATCCGCGCGCCAAGATCATTAAAAAGGCCTGCGATGATATATTAGAAAAACTGAATATTAAAGACGAAACACTGGATATAGCCAAAAAACTGGAAGGCGTTGCCCTAAGCGACCCTTACTTTGTTGAACGCAAGCTATACCCTAACGTTGATTTTTATTCGGGTATTATATATACTGCGCTGGGTTTCCCTACAGATATGTTTACCGTTTTATTTGCTTTAGGCCGTTTACCGGGATGGATAGCACAATGGAAAGAAATGAAAACCAACAAAGAACCTATTGGGCGCCCACGCCAGATATATGTTGGTGCTACCGATAGGGAGTATGTTAAAAAATAAGAACAGTATAACCATCGTAAATAATATAAAGCCCGCTAAACAGTGGGCTTTGTTTGTAAATAATAAATGACGCCACGCGAAATACTTAAGCAATATTGGAACCATGACGACTTTCGCCCTATGCAGGCCGAGATCATCAATTCGGTATTGGACGGCAAGGATACGCTGGCTTTACTGCCTACCGGTGGCGGTAAATCGGTATGTTTCCAGGTGCCTGCGCTGGCAAAAGAGGGGATATGCATAGTGGTATCGCCCCTTATCGCTTTGATGAAAGACCAGGTAGAAAACCTGAAGGCAAAAGGTATCCAGGCTATGTCTATTGTGTCGGGTATGGGCAAGCGCGAGGTAGATATCGCTTTAGATAACTGCGTTTACGGCCCGGTGAAGTTTTTATACCTGTCGCCCGAGCGTTTATTGTCTGATTTGGTGCGCGAGCGTATCAAGTACATGAACGTGAACCTTTTTGCGGTAGACGAGGCGCATTGTATATCGCAATGGGGTTACGATTTTAGGCCGGCATACCTGCACATAGCCGATCTGCGCCAACTGCACCCTGATGTACCTGTATTAGCGCTTACGGCCACCGCTACCGCCGAAGTAAGAGATGATATACAGGATAAGTTGCTATTTAATAATGGTATAGTTTATCAGCAAAGCTTCGCCCGCCGTAACATTAGCTATGTGGTGCAAAACACCGAGGACAAAAGCCGTAAGTTAATAGATATTGCACAGGGCATAAAAGGCAGCGGGATTGTATATGTGCGCACCCGTAAAGAAACCTTTGAAGTGGCACAGCTATATAACCAGAACGGCATAAAGGCCGATTACTATAATGCCCGTTTAAGCAGCGACGA
This portion of the Inquilinus sp. KBS0705 genome encodes:
- the queA gene encoding tRNA preQ1(34) S-adenosylmethionine ribosyltransferase-isomerase QueA; translated protein: MKLSQFKFNLPESLIAHSPSDIRDESRLMVLHRDSGKIEHKIFKDILDYFDDKDVMILNNTKVFPARMYGNKEKTGATIEVFLLRELNKELRLWDVLVDPARKIRVGNKLYFGDDDLLIAEVVDNTTSRGRTIRFLFDGTDEEFRRNVEILGETPLPKYIKRKATAEDKERYQTIFAKHEGAVAAPTAGLHFSRELMKRLELKGVEFAEVTLHVGLGTFRPVEVEDLTKHKMDSEQFIIEERQANIVNKAIERKSRICAVGTTSMRAVESAVSAGKTLKAANDWTSKFIFPPYDFSIANSMVTNFHTPESTLLMMVSAFGGYEHVMNAYEVAVKEKYRFYSYGDAMLII
- a CDS encoding FtsX-like permease family protein — its product is MILLKLIRESFLFAYDALRQNKLRTLLSLLGVTIGIFTIIAVFSAVDTLRNNLQKSVNKLGSNSIYIQKWPWVGEDNFPWWKYLQRPVPKIRDFDQLQRRSQTAKALSYEISIDNRTVKYQSNTVDGAQIDAVSHDHDKTWNFDFQDGRYFTDIESRTGAPVAIIGADIASNLFPDGNAVGKQIKIMGRKVSIIGVFTKEGKDMLGITSDNEILLPLNFAKNVIDIENEKYNPQIVVRGLDNLSDVEVESEVRGLMRSIRSIRPGAEDNFSLNKSTILTNQLDSLFTVVNLAGLIIGGFSVLVGGFGIANIMFVSVKERTNIIGIQKSLGAKNYFILLQFLVESIALCLMGGLIGLGVVYLVTFAVKAAIDIQIVLDIKNIVMGLSISVVIGIIAGIVPAYFASRLDPVEAIRTN
- a CDS encoding PAS domain S-box protein produces the protein MSVKDKSLLLVENDITIYRLILLGLLIASPSLHYLCYNNTYDPLWLRGINWCFCLAALSLSFTTYKAIFKGFVYATVCSYMVINNGLLLSINNFEHTYLFASITIFIALTLFCKTPRQFAAITLLNIATVVTAYYMASFPAMSVVMLVVLLMVFKLIAFVSFWVGMSYQKQFKKAVEKVVALNKTLLFNDEILRESQQQLHALISSVNDTIFEIDENKVCLNVWFGNQSPDYLTPAKFIGKTLEDVVGDEKAKPFNEAYDHVITTKQTAVVEFPSLFDQPTWFTAKITPVLDTNGNYTKRVSVAVTDITEQKKRADTLKENEKLLMQAQDIAKTGNWWYDSATKENFWSDNLFKILEIDTIPDGLSKQEYYISRVHPDDLESMAAYFKAINTTTQTSVEHKFITPKGNIKYLKLLRGDLHRDNDGNLKRVVGIIQDVTDSKLAEKAVKISRAELLEAQTIAKIGNWKWDARQNILSWSDEVNSIYEVEGIDAVSRFGKLLLKYIHPDDKYIARHLFNNSNTTGTSYEYRIITPKGNIKYISVIAGKQMYREDGTVRKIIGTLQDITQRKQAEIDYKRTENKYRLVLETIKLAAVSLDADGNVIFCNRYLANLLGYTQTEILGMNWMDNFVTAEHHEILTGWFKQNTIHAHYINPIICRDGELRTISWQNTVSYDENGHIKETTSIGEDITLQQKARQELISAKERAERSSHFKSEFLSIMSHEIRTPMNAVIGTTNLLLDENPKPEQLEYLSTLKFSGENLLAIINDILDYNKIEAGKLQLGHSPFNIHQLVQNIRQSFYAKTLEKNLDIELHIDDTIPDFLIGDQVRLGQIIINLVNNAIKFTHKGKVSISLTQEELSSGSVSIKFAIADTGIGIAAENLAVIFDPFMQEPHAATHNYGGTGLGLAITKRLIELHKSSIHVISDLGKGTKFSFTIHFDTALPVVATPAESKPAVVLPLNLHGMHILVVDDNKMNLLIASKFLKKWQANVDEAVNGQIAVDMVNSKAYDMIIMDLQMPVMDGFEATAIIKRAHPHIPVIAFTADAMPETHSKAYTAGMCDYLTKPFVPEELFEKVSKHRKNIVTQNLPE
- a CDS encoding citrate synthase; the encoded protein is MSETAQLKIGDKTFELPVIEGTEGEKGIDISKLRDLTGYVTLDIGYKNTGATKSAITFLDGEKGILKYRGYSIEQLAENSTFIEVAYLLIYGELPTAEQLEAFEVEISHHTLVHEDMKKFFDGFPSGSHPMGQLSSLIGALAAFNPASLKPGLSAEEVNLEIIKLIAKMSTIVSWIYKKSLGHPVIYPQNKLDYVTNFMQMTFGQRTEDVEIDKVVVSAMNKLLILHADHEQNCSTSTVRIVGSSDANLYASISAGISALWGPLHGGANQAVVEMLQRIKEDGGDVDKWIAKAKDKNDPFRLMGFGHRVYKNFDPRAKIIKKACDDILEKLNIKDETLDIAKKLEGVALSDPYFVERKLYPNVDFYSGIIYTALGFPTDMFTVLFALGRLPGWIAQWKEMKTNKEPIGRPRQIYVGATDREYVKK